The following nucleotide sequence is from Chromobacterium rhizoryzae.
CGGACCATTTGGCGTTCTTGCGCAGCTTGAACACCCAGGTGGTGGGCGCGGTCTGTTTCCAGGACTCGGCCACGCCGGGCTGCAGCCTGCCTTCGTTGTCGGTGGCGGTCAGGCCTTCGAACAAGTCGTGGGTGATGATGTTGGCGGGCACGCCCTCCACCACCATGGGATCCAGCGATTCCGGTTCGGAGCCGTTGGAGCGCACCAGTTCCTGCTTGGCGGCCAGCTTGGTGCCCGGCGGCACAATGGCGGCCAGGGCCGCGCCGGAAGTCAGGGCCAGCGCCACGGCGGCCGTGATTGTCTGTAGCGATTTTTTATCAGCCATCTCGCCTACTCTCCTAAGTATTGCCGCTCCCGTCGACTATCGCGGGGCGATCAGAATCTTCACTCGATTGTATCCAGAGTGGTTGGCGGCCATTATGCGCTGAGGATTTTGAATACTTCAAGTGCTAAGCACGGCGCGACGGCGGGCGATTTAACGTTTTTGTCGCAAATTGACTATCCTTGCCCGCATTAGCTGTCACAGCTTGCTGATTTCACATTGTTTTTCCACCATTATTTCGTTTCTCATTCTAAAAATTAATGCCTCTCATACGCATTGCTCATGACATTGAAAATAAGCCTATACAATTACCCCGTTCAAATATTACAAAAAGCTTATTTTTAATTTGCCGGCTTTTCCCAAAATCATTAACGCTTTTGCGCTTGGCGAAAACGGAAGGGCTTGAGTAAGCTCGATCCGACGCATGCCGCGCGCCAGCCCCGCCCCCCGGCCCCACGCTCATGAGCCCAGGCCGCGCCGCCAACGCATCTTCCTGATCCGCAAGCCTTATTCGGCCCTATCATTCCAATATGCGGACAGAATCCGGCCCGGTTTTCCGGGCCGCGCGACCAGCGGCGGAGGGACGCCCTGGAAACGCGGCCCGCCGCCGGACGGATGTCCGCGGCAAGCGGCGACGCCGGCATGCGCCAGCAGGTATCGATGGGACGACGCCTGGCATCCACACGGCGGGCTAGGCGCCCGCCCCAAGAGCGAGAAGAAAAGATGAAGAAACGAGTCGTTGCAAGCGCTGCCGCGCTTGCTCTGGCTGCGGCCGGCCTGGCCGGCTGGTATGGCTCCAGGACGAGCGCCGCCGCGTCCAAAACCGCGGCGCGCCCGCCGATTGCCGTTGGCATCGCCAAAGTGGCGGCGGAGGATCTGCCGATGGAACTGAGCGCCACCGGCAATGTCACCGCCATTGAAAAGGTGGAGGTCAAGCCGCAGGTGTCCGGCGTGGTGGCCAAGGTCCACGTCAAGGAAGGCCAGAGCGTAAGCCCGGGCCAATTGCTGTTCACGCTGGACGCGGCGGCGGAAACCGCGCAGCTGAAAAAGGCTCAGGCGCAGACGCTCAGCGACCAGGCCCAGCTGAAAAACGCCGAACGCGACCTGGCGCGCAGCCGCGACCTGCTGGCGAAAAACTTCGTCTCGCAAAGCGTGGTGGACGCCAACCAGTCCAAGGCCGACGCGCTCAGCGCCACCGTGGCCGCGGACCGCGCCCAGGTGGAGGCGGCCCGCGTGGCGCTGGACTACAAAACGCTGCGCGCCTCCATCGGCGGACGCATCGGCGTGATCGGCGTCTATCCGGGCACCCTGGTGCAGCCGGGCATGGCCGCGGCGATGCTGACCATCACCCGCATTCATCCGATCAACGCCACCTTCACCCTGCCCGAGCGCGAACTGGGCGCGGTGCGCGCCGCCGAGGCCGCCGGCAAGCTGCTTGTGCGCGCCACGCTGCCGGACAGCGGCGACAGCGTGGACGGCAAACTGGTTTTCATCGACAGCGCGGTGGACAGCGCCAACGGCACGTTGACGCTGAAAGCCGAGTTTTCCAATCCGGACGGCAAGCTGTGGCCGGGCCAATTCGTCACCGTCTCGCTTAACGCTGGCCGCTACCGGCAGGCCACCACCATTCCGGTGGCGGCGCTGCTGACCGGGCCGGAAGGCAAATTCAGCTACGCGGTGCAGGCCGACGGCAGCGTCAAGCGCGTGCCGGTGGAACTGCTGGCCATCCATAAGGAAAAAGCCGTCGTCAAAGGGCTGAGCGTAGGCGAGGCCGTGGTGTCCAACGGCGGCCTCAACCTGCGCCCAGGCGACAAGGTGCGCGCGGCCGCGGCCGGCCCGGCCGGCGGAGGCCAGTGATGCAAATCTCCGAGCTCTGCATCCGCCGTCCGGTGATGACGGTGCTGCTGTGCCTGTCCCTGGTGGTGGCCGGTCTGATCGCCTATCAGAAACTGCCCATCGCCGCGCTGCCCAGCTTCGACACCCCCACCATCAACGTTTCCGCCAGCCTGCCCGGCGCCAGCCCGGACAGCATGGCCTCCTCGGTGGCCGCGCCGCTGGAAAAGCAGTTTTCCACCATTCCCGGCATCGCGGTGATCAGTTCGTCCAGCACCCTGGGCAGCACCTCGATCACGCTGGAGTTCGACAACGACCGCAATATCGATCTGGCGGCGGTGGACGTGCAGGCGGCGCTGCTGCGCGCGCAGCGTTCTCTGCCGACGGAAATGACCTCGACGCCGTCCTACCGCAAGGTCAACCCGGCGGATTCGCCGGTGCTGCTGCTAGCGCTCAATTCGCCGGCGATGTCACTGTCCGACCTCAACGACTACGCCGAAAACTGGATATCGCCCAATATCTCCACCCTCAAGGGCGTGGCCCAGGTCAATATCTTCGGCCAGAAGCGCTACGCGGTGCGGATCAAGGCCGACCCGGGCAAGCTGGCCTCGCGCAATCTGACACTGGACGACGTGGCCGCCAGCATCCGCGCCGCCAACGTCAACACCCCGGTGGGCACGCTGGAGGGCAAATCGCAGCTGATGACGGTGGAAGCCAACCGCCAGCTGCAAAACGCCGCCCAGTTCGCCAACTTGGTGATCGCCAGCCGCAACGGCCTGCCGGTGAGGCTGTCCGACGTGGCCGCGGTGGAAGACAGCGTGGAAAACCTCAAAAGCGGCAGCTGGGTCAACAGCGAGCGCTCCATCGTGCTGGCGGTGATGCGGCAGAGCGACGCCAACACCGTGGCGGTGGTGGACGCCATCCGCAAGGAACTGCCGCAATTGCAGGCGCAGTTGCCCGGCTCGGTGCGGCTGAACCTGCTGAACGACCGCTCGCAGTCCATCCGCGAAGCCATCCACGACGTCAAGCTGACCCTGCTGCTCACCATCGCGCTGGTGATCATGGTGATCTTCATGTTCCTGCAGCGCATGGCGGCCACGGTGATCCCGGCGCTGTCGCTGCCGATCTCGCTGATCGGCACCATAGGCCTGATGTACTGGCTGGGCTACAGCCTGGACAATATCTCGCTGCTGGGCATCACGCTGGCGGTGGGCCTGGTGGTGGACGACGCCATCGTGATGCTGGAAAACATCGTCCGCTACATCGAGGAAGGACTGTCGCCAATGGAGGCGGCGCTGAGGGGCTCGCGCGAGATCGCCTTCACCATCGTGTCGATCTCCTTGTCGCTGGTGGCCATCTTCATTCCCATCTTCTTCATGCAGGGCGTGATCGGCCTGCTGTTCCATGAGTTCGCCGTGGTGGTGTCGCTGGCGGTGCTGGTGTCGGCGGCGGTGTCGCTGACCCTGATCCCGCTGCTGTCCTCGCGCTTTCTCAGCGCCGACTCGATCGGACACCAGGCCCGGCGCGGCCGGCTGGCCGCCGCGCTGGAAAACGGCTTCGACGCGGTGCTGGCCGGCTATCGCCGCACGCTGGACCTGGCGCTCAATCATCGCCGCCTGACCCTGGCCGGCGCGCTGTCCACCTTCGTCCTGACCGCGCTGATGTTCAACGGCATTCCCAAGGGCTTCTTCCCCACCGAGGACACCGGCCAGATCATGGCCAGCACCGAGGCGGCGCAGGACATCTCCTACGAGGCCATGCTCAAGCTGCAGCAACGCGCCGCGGCCATCACCCAGGCCAATCCCAACGTCGCCTTCGCCACCTCCTCGCTGTCCGGCGGCAACACCGGCCGCATGTTCATCCAGCTCAAACCGCGCGGCGAGCGCGCCAAGCTGGACCCGACCATGGAAAGCCTGCGCCGCGACCTGCGCGCGGTGCCGGGGCTCAGCGTCTATCTGAACCCGACGCAGAACCTGCGCCTGGGCGGACGCCAGAGCAAGAGCCGCTACCAGTACACCTTGCAAGGCATTCAGGCGGAAAGCCTGAACACCTGGTCCGACAAGCTCTTGCAGCAGATGCAGGCCGATCCCATCTTCCGCGACGTCACCAGCGATTCCCAGCTCAAGGGGCTGCAAGCCAAGCTGAACATAGACCGCGACAAGGCCAATCTGCTGGGCGTGGACATCCAGAGCATACGCAGCGCGCTGTACAGCGCCTTCGGCGAACGGCAGATTTCCACCATCTACACCGCCAGCGACAACTATCAGGTCATCCTGCAGGCGGACGACCCGTTCAAGGTCAACGAGTTCGACTTCTCGCGGCTACGCGTGCGCGCCGCCGACGGCCAGCTGGTGCCGCTGTCCAGCATCGCCTCGGTGGAGCGCACCGTCGGCCCGATCTCGGTCAACCACCAGGGCCAGTTGCAGGCGGTGACGCTGTCCTTCAACCTGGCGCCCGGCATCCCGCTGAGCCAGGCCGATCAACACCTGCGCCAGCTCAAGGACCGCATCTCGCTGCCGCCCTCCATCGCCACCAGCTATAGCGGCGACGCCGCCGCCTTCGAGGAAACCCAGGGCAGCCAGATCCTGTTGCTGGGCATCGCGGTGGCGGTGATCTACGTGCTGCTGGGGGTGCTGTACGAAAGCTATATCCACCCGCTGACAATTCTGTCCGGCCTGCCCTCCGCCGCCATCGGCGCGCTGGGCACGCTGATGCTGTTCGGCCAGGAACTGACCGTGATCGCCAGCATCGGCATCCTGATGCTGATCGGCATCGTCAAAAAGAACGCCATCATGATGATCGATTTCGCGCTGGAGGCGCAGCGCAAACAGGGCATGTCGCCGGAACAGGCCATCCACGCCGCCTGCCTGCTGCGTTTCCGGCCCATCATGATGACCACGCTGGCGGCGCTGATGGGCGCGCTGCCCATCGCGCTGGGTCTGGGCGCCGGCGCCGAGCTGCGCCAGCCGCTGGGCCTGGCGGTGGTGGGCGGCCTAGTGTTCTCCCAGGTGGTCACGCTCTACATCACCCCGGTGCTCTATCTGTACTTCGACGCGCTGGCGCAACGCCACGCGGCCTGGCGGGAAAAACGGCGCGCGCTGCGCGCCTGACGCGACAAGGCCCGCGCCGGAGTCCGGCGCGGGCCTTGCTCTAAAAGTCTCACGAGCAAAAGCGAGACAAGGCGAATAAGCCGCGCCCTCCTTGCAATCCCCCTCTAGCCGGGCATAATGCAATCATTGCTATCAAGTACGGGGAGGCAGACCATGGCCAATCTGATCGTGCGCAATATCGACGATGAAGTCGCCGCGGAGCTCAAACGTCGCGCGGCGGCCCACGGCGTCAGCGCCGAAGCCGAGCATCGCCGCATTCTGCGCAGCGCCTTGCTCGCTCAACCCAAACGCCGCAGCTTTGCCGAAGTCCTGGCCAATATGCCCGACGTGGGCGAAGACGCCGACTTCGAACGCAGCCGGGAATAGGCCGTGTATCTGGTGGACACCAATATCGTCAGCGAAGCTCGCAAAGGCGGCAAAGCCAATGCAGGCGTGCTCGCCTTCTGGCGATCGGCGGACACGGACAGCCTCTATCTGTCCGCCATCAGCGTGGGGGAAATTCGCCGCGGCATCGAGAATCTCAAGCACCGCGGCGACCTCAAGCAGGCCGGCCTGCTGGAACAATGGCTGGACACCATCACCCAGGAATTTTCCCAACGCATTCTGAACTTCGATGCCGATTGCGCCCAGGTATGGGGCAAGTTGATGTCCCCTCATCCCCAGAACGCCGTCGACAAGCAAATCGCCGCCATCGCGCTGATCCACGACCTGACGATCGTGACCCGCAATAGCGGCGATTTTGCCGGCACCGGCGTCAAACTATTGAACCCGTTCGCTCCGATCTAAAAAGCTCAGCCCTGGCGCAAGCGCTTGATCGCCTCCTCGGCGTCGCGCGGCGCGCGCTTGTCCGGGCAGGCCAGATCGCGCAGCGAACGGCGCAGCTTGTCGTCGCGCTCTATCTTGCGCCACACCGCCTTGTTGGAACGGATCCAGTTTTTATCGATGCTGTTGCCAAAAGCGTAAGCGCGGTAGCTGCCCTCATTGCACAACAGACCCTCGAAACTCAGATTCTCGCCGCCGGCCGGGCTTTTCACCCGCACGATCATCCGCACCACGCCGTCCTCGCCCGCGCTCAGGGTCTTGGCGTCGACGAAATACTGATTGACCTGCAGATTGTCGGTGCTGACCGCGATCCAGTCCGGCTGCGCCGGATACGGCGGCAACTGGTAATCGCCCTCCTGCCACGGCACCTCCGGCGCAAAATCTATATTCTTCTTGATCTTGTTGTCGGCCAGCGCCGGCTGCGCGGCGCAGAGGGCCAGCACGATGATGGCGGCAAAGGTCTTCAAATCACTACTCCTCGTCAACGCGCCGGGGCCGCGCTTGGCTGGCCCGGACGCAAGGTGAAACGGCGGCGGCCGGTTTCCCTGCCGGCCAGGCCCCAACTCAATTCCGAAAACTGCATATCGCCGCGCGCCGACACCGTCAGCAGCATGGACGCGCGGGTGCCATAGTCGCGGCCCTTGATGAAGATGGGCGACAGCACCCGCTCCAGCGCGGAACCGATGCGGGTGTTCGGCAACTGTCCCGGCGGCGCCGGCGTGCCGTCGGACAGGGCGATGAAAGCCTGATCCTCGGTGGGCACGCGCTGAAACTCGCGCAAATACTCCGCCAGCCGCTCGCTCTTGAACCACGGCGTGTCCAGCGTGGCGTTGGACAAGGTGTGAATGCCCGGCGTCACCCGGGCGATCTGGCCGCCGCGGCTGTGGAAATGAAACAGGTCCGAGGTATAGCCGAACAACAGGTTAAACGGCGCATAGCGGCCTTGCTCGGCGCGCAGCCAGTCCGCGAAGGCGAACGGGTCCTCGTCGCCGGCGACGAAGCGCTCCACCAGTTCGCCGCGCGAGCGCTCCGCCTTGACCGGATGGCCGTCGCGGATATTGGTCACCGCGGCGATGCGGCCGCGGCCGTCCACCATCAGCCAGCCGCCGCCGGACTCGGCGTCGCGGCCGCCCAGCGTATTCTGATATTGCGGCCACCAATCCAGCGGCTCAGTCGGACGCGCATAGTATTCGTCCCGGTTGGCCAGCAACACCAGCTGGCCCAGTCCGGGGGTCTTGTAGGCAAAAGCGATCACGCACATGATGAAGACCGATTTGAGGATGGCTTGGCGACTCGCGTAAACTTAGGGTTTAGGGAGCAGCCGCGGACAGTTCCGACCAGGCCTGTATTCCGCTCGATGTCCGCCTCGCGTCGGCGATGCGGCCTTGAACGGGTTCCAAGCGGCCGGGCTTCCCTCCATTGTAACTGATAAGGCTGAGGAAGCCGGACCATGAATTTCGACAAGACCATAGACCTCTCCGGCCTCAACTGCCCGCTGCCCATCCTGCGCGCCAAGAAGGCGCTGGCGGAAATGGACAGCGGCGCGGTGCTGGAGGTGATCGCCACCGATCCCGGCGCGCCCAAGGACTTCGAAGCCTTCTGCCGTCAGACCGGCAATGCGCTGTTGACCTCGGACACCACGGCGGAAGGCAAATTCCGCATGGTGCTGAAACGGAAATAATTTCGATGGCTCGGAGCCTGTTTACCCGCTCGCCAGCAAAGACGAGACCAGGCGAAAGCGGCTGAAGAAGCGGAATGCACATAGCGTACATGAGCATTCTGAAGAGACTTTCAACGCCGTATCGCCGCCGCGCAGCAGCATGTAAACAGGTTCTTTTTGGCCGCCGCCTTTTTCACCGCTACCCGCAGGCAAGACCATGACGCAAACCCTGACCCTGATCCGCCCCGATGACTGGCATCTGCACGTGCGCGACGGCGCGGCGCTGGCCGCCGTATTGCCCGACACCTGTCGCCAGATGGGCCGCGCCATCATCATGCCCAATCTCAAGCCGCCGGTGACCACCGTGGACGCCGCCGCCGCCTACCGAGAGCGCATCCTGGCCGCGCGCCCGGCCGGCAGCCGCTTCGAGCCGCTGATGACGCTCTACCTGACCGACAACACCTCGCCGGCGGAAATCCGCAAGGCCAAGGCCAGCGGTTTCG
It contains:
- a CDS encoding efflux RND transporter periplasmic adaptor subunit gives rise to the protein MKKRVVASAAALALAAAGLAGWYGSRTSAAASKTAARPPIAVGIAKVAAEDLPMELSATGNVTAIEKVEVKPQVSGVVAKVHVKEGQSVSPGQLLFTLDAAAETAQLKKAQAQTLSDQAQLKNAERDLARSRDLLAKNFVSQSVVDANQSKADALSATVAADRAQVEAARVALDYKTLRASIGGRIGVIGVYPGTLVQPGMAAAMLTITRIHPINATFTLPERELGAVRAAEAAGKLLVRATLPDSGDSVDGKLVFIDSAVDSANGTLTLKAEFSNPDGKLWPGQFVTVSLNAGRYRQATTIPVAALLTGPEGKFSYAVQADGSVKRVPVELLAIHKEKAVVKGLSVGEAVVSNGGLNLRPGDKVRAAAAGPAGGGQ
- a CDS encoding efflux RND transporter permease subunit produces the protein MQISELCIRRPVMTVLLCLSLVVAGLIAYQKLPIAALPSFDTPTINVSASLPGASPDSMASSVAAPLEKQFSTIPGIAVISSSSTLGSTSITLEFDNDRNIDLAAVDVQAALLRAQRSLPTEMTSTPSYRKVNPADSPVLLLALNSPAMSLSDLNDYAENWISPNISTLKGVAQVNIFGQKRYAVRIKADPGKLASRNLTLDDVAASIRAANVNTPVGTLEGKSQLMTVEANRQLQNAAQFANLVIASRNGLPVRLSDVAAVEDSVENLKSGSWVNSERSIVLAVMRQSDANTVAVVDAIRKELPQLQAQLPGSVRLNLLNDRSQSIREAIHDVKLTLLLTIALVIMVIFMFLQRMAATVIPALSLPISLIGTIGLMYWLGYSLDNISLLGITLAVGLVVDDAIVMLENIVRYIEEGLSPMEAALRGSREIAFTIVSISLSLVAIFIPIFFMQGVIGLLFHEFAVVVSLAVLVSAAVSLTLIPLLSSRFLSADSIGHQARRGRLAAALENGFDAVLAGYRRTLDLALNHRRLTLAGALSTFVLTALMFNGIPKGFFPTEDTGQIMASTEAAQDISYEAMLKLQQRAAAITQANPNVAFATSSLSGGNTGRMFIQLKPRGERAKLDPTMESLRRDLRAVPGLSVYLNPTQNLRLGGRQSKSRYQYTLQGIQAESLNTWSDKLLQQMQADPIFRDVTSDSQLKGLQAKLNIDRDKANLLGVDIQSIRSALYSAFGERQISTIYTASDNYQVILQADDPFKVNEFDFSRLRVRAADGQLVPLSSIASVERTVGPISVNHQGQLQAVTLSFNLAPGIPLSQADQHLRQLKDRISLPPSIATSYSGDAAAFEETQGSQILLLGIAVAVIYVLLGVLYESYIHPLTILSGLPSAAIGALGTLMLFGQELTVIASIGILMLIGIVKKNAIMMIDFALEAQRKQGMSPEQAIHAACLLRFRPIMMTTLAALMGALPIALGLGAGAELRQPLGLAVVGGLVFSQVVTLYITPVLYLYFDALAQRHAAWREKRRALRA
- a CDS encoding FitA-like ribbon-helix-helix domain-containing protein, which codes for MANLIVRNIDDEVAAELKRRAAAHGVSAEAEHRRILRSALLAQPKRRSFAEVLANMPDVGEDADFERSRE
- a CDS encoding type II toxin-antitoxin system VapC family toxin, which gives rise to MYLVDTNIVSEARKGGKANAGVLAFWRSADTDSLYLSAISVGEIRRGIENLKHRGDLKQAGLLEQWLDTITQEFSQRILNFDADCAQVWGKLMSPHPQNAVDKQIAAIALIHDLTIVTRNSGDFAGTGVKLLNPFAPI
- a CDS encoding CNP1-like family protein; the encoded protein is MKTFAAIIVLALCAAQPALADNKIKKNIDFAPEVPWQEGDYQLPPYPAQPDWIAVSTDNLQVNQYFVDAKTLSAGEDGVVRMIVRVKSPAGGENLSFEGLLCNEGSYRAYAFGNSIDKNWIRSNKAVWRKIERDDKLRRSLRDLACPDKRAPRDAEEAIKRLRQG
- a CDS encoding NRDE family protein, with protein sequence MCVIAFAYKTPGLGQLVLLANRDEYYARPTEPLDWWPQYQNTLGGRDAESGGGWLMVDGRGRIAAVTNIRDGHPVKAERSRGELVERFVAGDEDPFAFADWLRAEQGRYAPFNLLFGYTSDLFHFHSRGGQIARVTPGIHTLSNATLDTPWFKSERLAEYLREFQRVPTEDQAFIALSDGTPAPPGQLPNTRIGSALERVLSPIFIKGRDYGTRASMLLTVSARGDMQFSELSWGLAGRETGRRRFTLRPGQPSAAPAR
- a CDS encoding sulfurtransferase TusA family protein gives rise to the protein MNFDKTIDLSGLNCPLPILRAKKALAEMDSGAVLEVIATDPGAPKDFEAFCRQTGNALLTSDTTAEGKFRMVLKRK